The Saccharopolyspora gloriosae genome has a segment encoding these proteins:
- a CDS encoding DUF4186 domain-containing protein has product MTEGAHDPGDASEHVGTAIDQDRLDARLARIARIPFRAKFHLRPPELAYAASRGPETIARHAKELIDARLAPAHPQKDGRQTPWGGHPVFRAQHATATCCRKCLQINHEIIRGHELSEREREYVVHVICRWIELESQAGSTRAPPPPPTLF; this is encoded by the coding sequence ATGACCGAGGGTGCGCACGATCCCGGCGACGCTTCGGAGCATGTCGGCACGGCCATTGACCAGGACCGGCTGGACGCTCGGCTGGCGCGCATCGCCCGGATCCCCTTCCGCGCGAAGTTCCACCTGCGCCCTCCCGAGCTCGCCTATGCCGCGTCGCGCGGACCGGAGACCATCGCTCGGCACGCGAAGGAGCTCATCGACGCGCGGCTCGCCCCGGCGCACCCGCAGAAGGACGGCAGACAGACCCCCTGGGGCGGACACCCCGTCTTCCGCGCCCAGCACGCCACCGCGACCTGCTGCAGGAAGTGCTTGCAGATCAACCACGAGATCATCCGGGGGCACGAGCTCAGCGAGCGTGAGCGGGAATACGTCGTCCACGTCATCTGCAGGTGGATCGAGCTCGAGAGTCAGGCGGGCTCGACTCGTGCCCCGCCACCGCCTCCGACCCTGTTCTGA
- a CDS encoding helix-turn-helix domain-containing protein produces MGQETTSLPRLTSFSTGRAPRGDEIDYWRQARREAYVSVRTDPVDTGFGGEIGLGQYTDFRLSTKRARAEEVKRSRSDIAQSHDDQEYLYFLFQLRGNLLVEQAGRAALATPGSLVIYDSATPFTLRTKEYYEQAVLELPADEAFARAGVSRSDYLLAKTFDCDGAMGSVAAFFVNLARTQASDPHGAHRLEPQAPALEASLIGLLSPPRPHADAPDAARRSQVLAYMRAHLADPDLDSQGIAVGLHLSRRTLFRLFEGTGESVMGQLRSLRLERARVMLRAQPDKPISSIALELGFSGPVQFYRAFRTTAGMTPGEYREIAALEGTPAQAASEPGS; encoded by the coding sequence ATGGGACAGGAGACCACCTCGCTGCCGCGCCTGACGTCCTTCTCGACGGGGCGTGCCCCACGGGGCGACGAGATCGACTACTGGCGTCAGGCCCGGCGAGAGGCGTACGTCTCGGTCAGGACCGACCCCGTCGACACCGGATTCGGCGGCGAGATCGGTCTGGGGCAATACACCGACTTCCGCCTATCCACCAAACGGGCTCGAGCCGAGGAGGTCAAGCGCTCGAGGAGCGACATCGCGCAGAGCCACGATGACCAGGAATACCTGTACTTCCTGTTCCAGCTCCGCGGGAACCTGCTCGTCGAGCAGGCCGGACGCGCGGCGCTCGCAACCCCCGGCTCTCTGGTGATCTACGACAGCGCAACCCCCTTCACGCTGCGCACCAAGGAGTACTACGAGCAGGCCGTCCTCGAGCTCCCCGCAGACGAAGCATTCGCGCGTGCCGGAGTCAGCCGCAGCGACTACCTGCTCGCGAAGACATTCGACTGCGACGGGGCGATGGGCTCAGTGGCGGCATTCTTCGTGAACCTCGCGCGGACCCAGGCCAGCGACCCCCACGGCGCGCACCGCCTCGAGCCCCAGGCACCCGCGCTGGAGGCATCGCTCATCGGCCTCCTCTCGCCTCCGCGCCCCCACGCCGACGCACCCGATGCGGCACGGCGCAGCCAGGTGCTGGCCTACATGCGCGCGCACCTGGCCGACCCCGATCTGGACTCCCAGGGCATCGCCGTCGGCCTACACCTCTCCCGGCGCACCCTGTTCCGCCTCTTCGAGGGGACTGGGGAGTCCGTCATGGGCCAGCTGCGCTCGCTGCGACTCGAGCGAGCGCGGGTGATGCTCCGCGCGCAGCCGGACAAGCCGATCTCCTCGATCGCGCTCGAGCTGGGCTTCTCCGGCCCCGTGCAGTTCTACCGGGCCTTCCGCACGACGGCCGGGATGACCCCAGGCGAGTACCGGGAGATCGCCGCTTTGGAAGGGACGCCGGCCCAGGCCGCCTCGGAACCTGGCTCATGA
- a CDS encoding alcohol dehydrogenase catalytic domain-containing protein has product MADNNRAVVFENARDMRVESLAFPKLEMPNGKSAPHGVILRIVATNICGSDLHIYRGSFPVPQGMVMGHEMTGEVIEVGTDVERVKVGDLVSVPFNVACGRCRNCKARHTEICENENVNPAVACGAYGFNLGDWTGGQAEYLFVPYADFQLLRFPDRDQAMEKIRDLSLLSDILPTAFHGLMEAGAKPGSTVYIAGAGPVGRCGAAAARLLGASCIIVGDYYQDRLDLMKNNGCETIDLSQDVPLTDQIEAILGEPMVDCAVDYVGLEAHGIGREAEDMNPAYALNQVIDATRPGGATGVIGVYGPDPLAKSKAEQEGTFPIDFGKAWIKSPRISAGQAPIMHYNRELMMAILWDRMPYLSDMLNTKVIGLDETPDAYATFDTGVSDKFIIDPHSLVPA; this is encoded by the coding sequence ATGGCAGACAACAACCGCGCCGTCGTGTTCGAGAACGCGAGGGACATGCGCGTCGAGTCCCTCGCCTTCCCGAAGCTCGAGATGCCGAACGGCAAGAGCGCCCCGCACGGGGTCATCCTCAGGATCGTCGCCACCAACATCTGCGGCAGCGATCTGCACATCTACCGCGGGTCCTTCCCAGTGCCGCAGGGCATGGTGATGGGACACGAAATGACCGGCGAGGTCATCGAAGTCGGAACGGACGTGGAGCGCGTGAAGGTCGGCGACCTCGTTTCGGTTCCGTTCAACGTCGCCTGCGGACGATGCCGCAACTGCAAAGCCCGCCACACCGAGATTTGCGAGAATGAGAACGTCAACCCGGCGGTAGCCTGTGGTGCCTACGGGTTCAACCTGGGCGACTGGACCGGGGGCCAGGCCGAGTACCTGTTTGTCCCCTACGCCGACTTCCAGCTGCTGCGCTTCCCCGATCGGGACCAGGCCATGGAGAAGATCCGTGACCTCTCGCTGCTTTCGGACATCCTGCCCACCGCGTTCCACGGGCTCATGGAGGCCGGGGCCAAGCCGGGATCGACCGTGTACATCGCCGGCGCGGGCCCGGTCGGTCGCTGCGGGGCAGCGGCGGCCCGCCTGCTGGGGGCCTCCTGCATCATTGTCGGCGACTACTACCAGGACCGTCTGGACCTGATGAAGAACAACGGCTGCGAGACCATCGACCTCAGCCAGGACGTGCCGCTGACCGACCAGATCGAGGCCATCCTCGGCGAGCCCATGGTCGACTGCGCAGTCGACTACGTCGGCCTGGAAGCCCACGGGATCGGCCGGGAAGCCGAGGACATGAACCCGGCCTACGCCCTCAACCAGGTGATCGATGCAACGCGCCCGGGCGGAGCCACTGGAGTCATCGGCGTCTACGGCCCTGACCCGCTGGCGAAGTCGAAGGCCGAGCAGGAGGGCACCTTCCCGATCGACTTCGGCAAGGCGTGGATCAAGTCGCCGAGGATCTCCGCCGGACAGGCCCCGATCATGCACTACAACCGCGAGCTGATGATGGCCATCCTGTGGGACCGCATGCCCTACCTCAGCGACATGCTCAACACCAAGGTCATCGGCCTCGACGAGACCCCCGACGCCTACGCGACCTTCGACACGGGCGTCTCGGACAAGTTCATCATCGACCCCCACAGCCTCGTTCCCGCCTGA
- a CDS encoding excinuclease ABC subunit UvrA, with product MSEAAVPVPSGIPIVQPDVRVSGAREHNLKDVDLTVPRDATVVFTGVSGSGKSSLAFGTLYAESQRRYLESVAPYARRLIDQAGVPDVDSITGMPPAVALQQQRGGRTARSSVGSITTLSSLVRMLYSRAGDYPDDQPMLYAEDFSANTVQGACQRCHGIGQVYEVTEQKMVPDPSLTIRERAIASWPTAWHGHQLRDVLVALGYDVDVPWRKLRKKDRDWILYTEETPVVPVHSTLTLSEARAAIEAGEEYSYQGTFVGARRYVLDTFANTKSASMKRRVAQFLDVARCPSCHGKRLKPEALTVTFEGLDIAEFSQLPMRELLSLLDGVVADTASGNTGTGTSGEVLDAASRREAVEQRVAAGGSAHSAAPDVRRTPNQSAEKRAAAARVGAELIDRLRPIIDLGLGYLSLHRTTPTLSGGELQRLRLATQLTSELFGVVYVLDEPSAGLHPQDVTALLGILDGLKGRGNSLFVVEHSVEVMRHADWLVDIGPDAGERGGRIVYSGPTQGLAQVEESVTRGYLFGGSGLPPHVPRDPVGWLEMKGVTRNNLQDVSVSIPMGVLSAVTGVSGSGKSSLVSQALPALLSQCLGRTVPVDEAPEDDELLLADSPNRLEGTLTGDLTGVRRVVSIDQKPIGRTPRSNVATYTGLFDRVRSRFAQTPEARARGYKPGRFSFNVTGGRCPTCEGEGAVMVELLFLPSVYTECPDCQGTRYKDSTLHITWRDKNIAEILAMSVEEAQAFFAGEEEIMRSLTALIDVGLGYLRLGQPATELSGGEAQRVKLASELQRAQRGDTLYVLDEPTSGLHCADADRLVTHLQTLVAAGNTVVMVELDMRAVAAADHVIDLGPGAGEDGGTVVASGTPQEVAKAGVGASAKYLGLALKESAALERSA from the coding sequence ATGTCCGAAGCAGCAGTCCCAGTGCCCTCCGGGATTCCGATCGTGCAGCCCGACGTGCGGGTGAGCGGCGCTCGCGAGCACAACCTGAAGGACGTGGACCTGACGGTGCCCCGCGACGCGACGGTGGTGTTCACCGGCGTGTCTGGGTCGGGTAAGTCCTCGCTGGCGTTCGGCACCCTGTACGCGGAGTCGCAGCGGCGCTACCTCGAGTCCGTCGCACCCTACGCCCGCCGGCTGATCGACCAGGCCGGCGTCCCTGACGTCGACTCGATCACGGGCATGCCGCCGGCCGTGGCCCTGCAGCAGCAGCGGGGAGGGCGCACCGCCCGGTCCTCGGTGGGCAGCATCACCACGCTCTCGTCCCTTGTGCGCATGCTCTACTCGCGCGCTGGCGATTACCCGGACGACCAGCCGATGCTCTACGCCGAGGATTTCTCGGCCAACACCGTCCAGGGCGCGTGTCAGCGGTGCCACGGAATCGGGCAGGTGTACGAGGTCACCGAGCAGAAGATGGTGCCGGACCCCTCCCTCACCATCCGCGAACGGGCGATCGCCTCGTGGCCGACGGCCTGGCACGGTCACCAGCTGCGCGACGTCCTCGTCGCGCTCGGATACGACGTCGACGTCCCCTGGCGGAAACTGCGCAAGAAAGACCGCGACTGGATCCTCTACACCGAGGAGACCCCCGTCGTCCCCGTCCATTCGACACTCACGCTCTCCGAGGCTCGCGCTGCGATCGAGGCGGGAGAGGAGTACAGCTACCAGGGCACGTTCGTGGGTGCGCGGCGCTACGTGCTCGACACCTTCGCCAACACCAAGAGCGCCTCGATGAAACGCCGCGTGGCCCAGTTCCTCGACGTGGCGCGCTGCCCGTCATGCCACGGCAAACGGCTGAAGCCCGAAGCCCTGACCGTGACCTTCGAGGGGCTCGACATCGCCGAGTTCTCGCAGTTGCCGATGCGGGAGCTGCTCTCACTGCTGGACGGGGTAGTCGCGGATACCGCCTCCGGCAATACGGGGACGGGCACTTCCGGCGAAGTCCTGGACGCGGCCTCGCGGCGCGAGGCCGTCGAGCAGAGAGTGGCGGCCGGCGGTTCCGCGCACTCGGCCGCCCCCGATGTGCGCCGCACTCCGAACCAGTCGGCGGAGAAGCGGGCCGCGGCGGCGCGGGTGGGCGCTGAGCTTATCGACCGCCTGCGCCCGATCATCGACCTCGGCCTGGGCTACCTGTCCCTGCATCGGACCACACCCACTCTCTCCGGTGGCGAGCTTCAACGCCTGCGGCTGGCCACGCAGCTGACCTCGGAGCTGTTCGGTGTCGTCTACGTGCTCGACGAGCCTTCGGCGGGCCTGCACCCGCAGGACGTGACCGCATTGCTCGGGATCCTCGACGGACTCAAGGGCCGTGGAAACAGCCTTTTCGTGGTCGAGCACTCGGTGGAAGTGATGCGCCACGCCGACTGGCTGGTCGACATCGGGCCGGATGCGGGCGAGCGCGGCGGCCGCATCGTCTACAGCGGGCCGACCCAAGGCCTCGCCCAGGTCGAAGAATCCGTGACGCGGGGCTACCTCTTCGGCGGGAGCGGACTGCCTCCGCACGTCCCTCGTGACCCTGTCGGTTGGCTCGAGATGAAGGGTGTCACCCGCAACAACCTGCAGGACGTGTCCGTGTCGATCCCCATGGGCGTGCTCTCCGCCGTGACGGGTGTGTCCGGATCGGGCAAGTCCAGCCTGGTCAGCCAGGCGCTGCCCGCGCTGCTCAGCCAGTGCTTGGGGCGCACCGTGCCCGTCGACGAGGCTCCCGAGGACGACGAGCTGCTACTGGCGGATTCCCCCAACCGGCTCGAGGGCACCCTGACGGGAGACCTGACCGGCGTGCGCCGCGTCGTCAGCATTGACCAGAAGCCCATTGGCCGCACGCCGCGCTCGAACGTGGCCACCTACACAGGCCTGTTCGACCGTGTGCGCAGCCGCTTCGCGCAGACTCCCGAGGCGCGTGCCCGCGGCTACAAGCCCGGCCGGTTCTCCTTCAACGTCACTGGCGGCCGCTGCCCGACCTGCGAGGGTGAGGGGGCGGTGATGGTCGAGTTGCTCTTCTTGCCGTCGGTCTACACCGAGTGCCCGGACTGCCAAGGCACCCGCTACAAGGACAGCACACTGCACATCACCTGGCGCGACAAGAACATCGCCGAGATCCTCGCGATGAGCGTCGAGGAAGCTCAGGCGTTCTTTGCCGGCGAGGAGGAGATCATGCGGTCCCTTACGGCCCTGATCGACGTCGGGCTGGGCTACCTGCGGCTCGGGCAGCCCGCCACCGAGCTCTCCGGCGGGGAGGCGCAGCGCGTCAAGCTCGCCAGTGAGCTGCAGCGCGCCCAGCGCGGCGACACCCTCTACGTGCTCGACGAGCCGACCTCGGGCCTGCATTGCGCCGACGCTGACCGCCTGGTCACGCATCTGCAGACCCTCGTAGCGGCGGGCAACACCGTTGTGATGGTAGAGCTGGACATGCGCGCCGTCGCCGCGGCCGACCACGTCATCGACCTCGGGCCAGGCGCGGGGGAGGACGGCGGCACCGTCGTCGCCTCTGGCACCCCGCAGGAGGTCGCCAAGGCAGGCGTTGGGGCGTCGGCGAAATACCTCGGCCTTGCGCTGAAGGAGTCTGCGGCACTGGAGCGCTCCGCCTGA
- a CDS encoding helix-turn-helix domain-containing protein — translation MGEERAEIEDKFDDADYPAYTMGRAAEMVGVTQPFLRSLEESGLLVPLRSGGGHRRYSRAQLRRASRVRELVDQGMPVWGACRIIALEDQLARLGAAPVGEQG, via the coding sequence ATGGGCGAGGAACGCGCCGAGATCGAGGACAAGTTCGATGACGCCGACTATCCGGCTTACACGATGGGTCGGGCTGCGGAGATGGTGGGCGTGACGCAGCCGTTCCTGCGGTCGCTGGAGGAGTCGGGGCTGCTGGTGCCGCTGCGATCCGGTGGGGGGCATCGGCGGTATTCCCGCGCGCAGTTGCGGCGGGCGTCGCGAGTGCGCGAGTTGGTGGACCAGGGCATGCCGGTCTGGGGTGCCTGCCGCATCATCGCCTTGGAAGATCAGCTTGCTCGGCTGGGCGCCGCGCCGGTGGGCGAGCAGGGTTGA
- a CDS encoding cold-shock protein yields MAQGTVKWFNAEKGFGFIAPDGGGPDVFVHYSAIDGAGFRSLDENQQVSYDVTQGPKGPQAEVVRAV; encoded by the coding sequence GTGGCTCAAGGAACCGTGAAGTGGTTCAACGCCGAAAAGGGTTTCGGCTTCATCGCCCCGGACGGGGGCGGGCCTGATGTGTTCGTGCACTACTCGGCCATCGACGGCGCGGGCTTCCGCAGCCTGGACGAGAACCAGCAGGTGTCCTACGACGTCACCCAGGGTCCCAAGGGGCCGCAGGCCGAGGTCGTCCGCGCGGTCTGA
- a CDS encoding sensor histidine kinase translates to MINVRRVRAWWHRQPVVARDFPLALLLIIASFLPMLRGQETQVGDLPGRPFDAVAAVALALECFPLAGRRRWPGASLALVVLGFLIAELGSYHMVAGTALTFALISAGAHLEHHRRTTLVVLSAAYVALVVVLVQLGAPERFGGYVLFYVLTVIAWGIGAWLRSTRALEAERRRRIAAETRTAERARIARELHDVVTHHVTAMVVQAEAARYLTAAPERLDRTLTTVTDTGRSAITDLRHLLDVLNPDHEVEDPHIGGFDSLVERTRRAGQPVEFTEEGRPAESTGSADLVAYRVVQESLTNALKYAHGSRTSVQVRHGAGEIAVEVSTDGSGSRTDDPGGSGRGLAGLRERVDVLGGDFSAGAGAAGGFVVRARIPAGVSS, encoded by the coding sequence ATGATCAATGTGCGGCGTGTCCGGGCATGGTGGCACCGGCAGCCCGTTGTGGCCCGGGACTTCCCGCTCGCGCTGCTGCTGATCATCGCGTCGTTCCTGCCGATGTTGCGCGGGCAGGAGACGCAGGTCGGCGACTTGCCGGGGCGTCCCTTCGACGCGGTGGCCGCCGTGGCGCTCGCCCTCGAATGCTTCCCGCTCGCCGGGCGCAGGCGGTGGCCGGGCGCCTCGCTCGCGTTGGTGGTGCTCGGTTTCCTCATCGCCGAGCTGGGCAGCTACCACATGGTCGCGGGTACCGCGCTGACGTTCGCCCTGATCAGCGCGGGTGCTCACTTGGAACACCACCGGCGCACCACCTTGGTCGTCCTGTCCGCGGCGTACGTGGCGCTGGTGGTCGTGCTCGTCCAGCTCGGGGCACCCGAGCGGTTCGGCGGGTACGTGCTGTTCTACGTGCTGACGGTCATCGCCTGGGGCATCGGTGCGTGGCTGCGCTCCACTCGCGCGCTGGAAGCCGAACGTCGTCGCCGTATCGCCGCGGAAACCCGCACCGCCGAACGCGCCCGCATCGCCCGCGAGCTCCACGACGTCGTGACTCATCACGTGACGGCGATGGTCGTGCAGGCCGAGGCGGCGCGGTATTTGACCGCCGCGCCCGAGCGCCTCGACCGGACTCTGACGACGGTCACCGATACCGGCCGGAGCGCCATCACCGACCTCCGGCACTTGCTCGACGTGCTCAACCCCGACCACGAGGTCGAGGACCCGCACATCGGCGGGTTCGACTCGCTGGTGGAGCGGACCCGCCGGGCCGGGCAGCCGGTCGAGTTCACCGAAGAGGGCCGGCCCGCGGAGTCGACCGGCAGCGCGGACCTGGTGGCCTACCGGGTCGTGCAGGAGTCGCTGACGAACGCCCTCAAATATGCCCACGGCAGCCGCACTTCCGTTCAGGTGCGCCACGGAGCGGGGGAGATCGCCGTGGAGGTCAGCACGGACGGCTCCGGTTCGCGAACCGATGATCCCGGTGGCAGCGGACGAGGACTGGCCGGTCTCCGCGAACGGGTCGACGTGCTGGGCGGCGACTTCAGCGCGGGCGCGGGCGCGGCCGGTGGCTTCGTGGTGCGCGCCCGCATCCCCGCCGGAGTTTCCTCGTGA
- a CDS encoding response regulator transcription factor: MSAPIRVVVCDDQVLVRTGLVTIIDAQPDIQVAGECGDGKTAIDLAGRLRPDVVVMDVRMPGLDGIEATRLLAGAGVEHPVKVLVVTTFNLDEYVYEALRAGAGGFLLKDAPVDQLLHGIRTVATGAALLAPEVTRRLVGKYAARIRPVDSDPQDLPLTPRELEVLRLVADGLSNGEIAARLVISQETVKTFVSRILTKLDLRDRVQAVVFAYRHGLVT; the protein is encoded by the coding sequence GTGAGCGCGCCGATCCGCGTGGTGGTCTGCGATGACCAGGTGCTGGTCCGCACCGGACTGGTGACGATCATCGACGCGCAGCCCGACATCCAAGTGGCGGGCGAATGCGGGGACGGGAAGACCGCGATCGATCTCGCCGGGCGGTTGCGGCCGGACGTTGTGGTGATGGACGTGCGGATGCCGGGCCTGGACGGCATCGAGGCCACCCGTCTGCTGGCGGGCGCCGGGGTCGAGCATCCGGTGAAGGTGCTCGTGGTGACCACGTTCAACCTGGACGAATACGTCTACGAGGCGCTGCGCGCGGGAGCCGGCGGGTTCCTGCTGAAGGACGCGCCGGTGGATCAGCTGCTGCACGGGATCCGGACCGTGGCCACGGGTGCGGCGCTGCTGGCTCCGGAGGTGACCCGACGGCTCGTGGGCAAGTACGCGGCCCGGATCCGGCCGGTCGACAGCGACCCGCAGGACCTCCCGCTCACCCCTCGAGAGCTGGAGGTGCTGCGACTGGTCGCGGACGGGCTGTCCAACGGCGAAATCGCCGCGCGCCTCGTGATCAGCCAGGAGACCGTCAAGACTTTCGTCTCGCGCATCCTGACCAAGCTTGATCTCCGCGACCGAGTCCAAGCGGTCGTCTTCGCCTACCGGCACGGCTTGGTGACCTGA
- a CDS encoding alpha/beta fold hydrolase: MIRTGKASALIALCCAVAGAGLAGCDEGVQHNPGAEAILEDDDLFTGTKKFDVEGRSVNVSCSGVAVPGRPVVVLLHGGGDGLDKMAGLQQTLSEKGRTCSYDRLGAGASDQPGGPQTFEDSGKVLTGVLDRVSVGEPVVLAGHSLGGLISARYAPAHQDRVAGLVLLDTTSPTQTADLEREIPANATGPAAELRDQSLAVFRGENPEQLVIPDGEVASAGDIPVEVIQHGKQYLAAVPEYGPGLEQAWSDGQQKWLALSAHGERSTAANSEHYIYLDEPDVAVQAIDRVVEHAGDPLFPR; the protein is encoded by the coding sequence ATGATCCGCACTGGCAAGGCGTCCGCTTTGATCGCACTGTGCTGCGCCGTGGCCGGTGCGGGACTCGCCGGTTGCGACGAAGGCGTGCAGCACAACCCCGGCGCCGAGGCGATCCTCGAGGACGACGACCTGTTCACCGGGACGAAGAAGTTCGACGTCGAAGGCCGGTCGGTGAACGTCTCGTGCTCCGGTGTCGCGGTGCCGGGCAGGCCGGTGGTCGTCCTCCTGCACGGGGGCGGTGACGGGCTGGACAAGATGGCCGGTCTCCAGCAGACCTTGAGCGAGAAGGGCCGGACCTGCTCCTACGACCGGCTCGGCGCGGGCGCCAGCGACCAGCCCGGCGGGCCGCAGACCTTCGAGGACAGCGGGAAGGTGCTGACCGGGGTGCTGGACCGGGTCAGCGTGGGCGAACCGGTCGTGCTGGCCGGGCATTCGCTGGGCGGACTCATCTCGGCCCGGTACGCCCCCGCGCACCAGGACCGGGTCGCGGGGCTGGTGCTGCTGGACACCACTTCTCCGACGCAGACCGCCGACCTTGAGCGGGAGATCCCCGCGAACGCCACCGGTCCGGCGGCGGAACTGCGCGACCAGAGCCTGGCGGTCTTCCGGGGCGAGAACCCGGAACAGCTCGTGATCCCCGACGGGGAGGTGGCCTCCGCCGGTGACATCCCGGTCGAGGTGATCCAGCACGGCAAGCAGTACCTCGCCGCCGTCCCCGAGTACGGGCCGGGACTGGAGCAGGCCTGGTCCGACGGCCAGCAGAAATGGCTCGCGCTGTCCGCCCACGGCGAGCGGAGCACCGCCGCGAACAGCGAGCACTACATCTACCTCGACGAACCCGACGTCGCCGTCCAGGCGATCGACCGCGTCGTCGAGCACGCCGGCGACCCGTTGTTCCCGCGCTGA
- a CDS encoding helix-turn-helix transcriptional regulator, whose amino-acid sequence MELHSLNVPIIKRQIATNLRRYRREAGKTQEQALACVGASSVSKRITHLEGGRNLPSEADIEALLVFYGRSATEVQEMQEQARAVRAAPTQRQLRLPELPANFKQLLDLESGAVVIRTWMPLVIDGLLQTEDYARGLMAGHVSGLSAGEVARRVDLRMKRQEVLWRDEPSTLQAVVDEATLRRCPSGRDVQRAQLAHLLRVSERPGITLNVIALQDPVNAALHGAHKIVELPIPGDPGLVWLEDRTGGRLVEDADVIDDFLDVQQMLVRAALSEEESRALITKMMGEI is encoded by the coding sequence ATGGAGCTGCACTCGCTGAACGTGCCGATCATCAAACGCCAGATCGCCACGAACCTGCGTCGTTACCGGAGGGAAGCGGGCAAGACGCAAGAGCAGGCTCTGGCGTGCGTCGGGGCTTCCTCGGTGTCGAAGAGGATCACGCACTTGGAGGGTGGCCGGAACCTGCCCAGCGAGGCTGACATCGAGGCCCTGCTCGTCTTCTACGGCAGGTCGGCGACCGAAGTTCAGGAGATGCAGGAGCAGGCGAGAGCTGTACGAGCGGCGCCGACCCAGCGTCAGCTTCGGTTGCCGGAGCTTCCCGCGAACTTCAAGCAGCTTCTTGATCTCGAATCCGGCGCGGTGGTCATTCGTACCTGGATGCCGCTCGTGATCGACGGTCTTCTTCAAACCGAGGACTACGCCAGAGGGCTCATGGCCGGGCATGTCAGCGGACTTTCGGCGGGAGAGGTCGCGCGACGGGTCGATCTCCGGATGAAGCGGCAGGAAGTGCTCTGGCGCGATGAACCGTCGACGCTGCAAGCGGTGGTGGACGAGGCAACGCTCCGCAGGTGTCCATCGGGCCGAGACGTCCAGCGAGCACAACTCGCCCATCTCTTGCGCGTGAGCGAGCGCCCCGGCATCACGTTGAACGTCATCGCACTGCAAGACCCTGTCAACGCGGCGCTGCACGGAGCTCACAAGATCGTCGAGCTGCCGATTCCGGGGGATCCGGGTCTTGTCTGGCTTGAGGATCGAACTGGGGGACGGCTGGTGGAAGACGCTGACGTGATCGACGACTTCCTGGACGTCCAGCAGATGCTGGTTCGCGCGGCGCTTTCCGAGGAAGAGAGCCGTGCGCTGATCACGAAGATGATGGGAGAGATCTAA
- a CDS encoding DUF397 domain-containing protein, with product MDGRGGPLWRKSSYSASQGDCVEVGALDSRHVGVRDTKARELGYLRVSLKNWQGFLGRIKTTY from the coding sequence ATGGATGGACGGGGCGGTCCGTTATGGCGGAAGTCGAGCTACTCCGCTAGCCAGGGCGACTGCGTTGAAGTCGGGGCACTCGATTCCAGGCACGTAGGAGTGCGGGACACCAAGGCGCGTGAGCTCGGGTACTTGAGGGTCTCGCTCAAGAACTGGCAAGGCTTCCTCGGGCGGATAAAGACGACCTACTGA
- a CDS encoding CPBP family intramembrane glutamic endopeptidase, protein MITDERTQQRPADTVDLARTRTLPPRGLAAFFLLAFGISWGIWYASTLVTGVDPMLFVIVGSFGPAAASVIVTAATQGKAGVGALFRRYSPLGRGGVLPYLLALVPGLFIMLSGMFSLLLRGEQIDDTALQTALHSAPATFLFIALVGGGNEELGWRGYALPRLQSALSPFASNVALGIIWAVWHAPLWEIQGTSQAGMSIPIYVMLVVTLCVAMGHIWNFSRGSLLAMVIAHAAINTASGLKVAAFGSEGELDALIAMTLLCLIMLAATKGRLGLPRRKTTEQLDS, encoded by the coding sequence ATGATCACCGATGAGCGCACGCAACAGCGCCCCGCCGACACCGTCGACCTGGCCCGCACCAGGACCCTCCCGCCCCGCGGCCTCGCCGCGTTCTTCCTGCTCGCATTCGGCATCTCCTGGGGCATCTGGTACGCGAGCACCCTGGTGACCGGCGTGGATCCGATGCTCTTCGTCATCGTCGGCAGCTTCGGCCCCGCGGCCGCGTCGGTGATCGTCACCGCCGCGACGCAGGGCAAGGCGGGCGTGGGCGCGCTGTTCCGGCGCTACTCCCCGCTCGGGCGAGGCGGGGTCCTGCCCTACCTGCTCGCCCTGGTGCCCGGCCTGTTCATCATGCTGTCCGGGATGTTCTCCCTGCTGCTGCGCGGAGAGCAGATCGACGACACCGCGCTGCAAACCGCGCTGCACAGCGCCCCCGCCACGTTCCTGTTCATCGCACTCGTCGGCGGCGGCAACGAGGAACTCGGCTGGCGCGGCTACGCCCTCCCCCGGCTCCAGTCCGCACTGTCACCGTTCGCCTCGAACGTCGCGCTCGGCATCATCTGGGCCGTGTGGCACGCCCCGCTGTGGGAGATCCAGGGCACCTCGCAGGCCGGCATGTCCATCCCGATCTACGTGATGCTCGTCGTCACCCTCTGCGTCGCCATGGGCCACATCTGGAACTTCTCGCGCGGCAGCCTGCTCGCGATGGTGATCGCCCACGCCGCCATCAACACCGCCTCCGGACTCAAGGTCGCGGCGTTCGGCTCGGAAGGCGAACTCGACGCGCTGATCGCGATGACCTTGCTCTGCCTCATCATGCTGGCCGCCACCAAGGGCCGCCTGGGCCTGCCCCGCCGCAAGACGACCGAGCAGCTCGACTCCTGA